Proteins encoded by one window of Phytohabitans houttuyneae:
- a CDS encoding deoxyribonuclease IV has translation MRIGAHVDSTDPLGAATARDADTVQFFLTDPQAWKDPVPRDDAEALRASGLDVYIHAPYRINVATLNNRIRIPSRKLLMSHAAGAAAVGAKGIIVHGGHVEKVEDIATGFDNWRKAFEYAAKAGGFATPVLIENTAGGDNACARRFDALARLWDAIGEFEPGFCLDTCHAHAGGEDLLTAVDRIKAITGRIDLIHANDSKDDFDSGRDRHDNLGSGRIDPELVVAVVRAAGAPVVVETPGGVEGQAADITFLRDRVGR, from the coding sequence ATGCGTATCGGAGCCCACGTCGACTCGACCGACCCGCTGGGCGCCGCGACCGCCCGCGACGCCGACACGGTGCAGTTCTTCCTGACCGACCCGCAGGCGTGGAAGGACCCGGTGCCGCGTGACGACGCCGAGGCGCTGCGCGCATCGGGCCTCGACGTCTACATCCACGCGCCGTACCGGATCAATGTGGCGACGCTCAACAACCGCATCCGGATCCCCAGCCGCAAGCTGCTGATGAGCCACGCCGCGGGCGCGGCCGCCGTCGGGGCCAAGGGCATCATCGTCCACGGTGGACACGTCGAAAAGGTGGAGGACATCGCCACCGGCTTCGACAACTGGCGCAAGGCCTTTGAGTACGCGGCGAAGGCCGGCGGCTTCGCCACCCCGGTCCTGATCGAAAACACCGCTGGCGGCGACAACGCCTGCGCCCGGCGGTTCGACGCGCTGGCCCGGCTGTGGGACGCGATCGGCGAGTTCGAGCCGGGCTTCTGCCTGGACACCTGCCACGCCCACGCCGGTGGTGAAGACCTACTCACCGCGGTCGACCGCATCAAGGCGATCACCGGCCGCATCGACCTGATCCACGCCAACGACTCAAAGGACGACTTCGACTCGGGGCGGGATCGACACGACAACCTGGGGAGCGGCAGGATCGACCCCGAGTTGGTGGTGGCCGTGGTCCGCGCGGCGGGCGCCCCGGTGGTCGTGGAAACGCCGGGCGGCGTGGAGGGCCAGGCCGCCGACATCACCTTCCTGCGTGACCGAGTCGGCCGATAG
- the rpsF gene encoding 30S ribosomal protein S6 produces the protein MRHYEIMVILDPSLEERTVAPSLDTYLNVIRTAGGSVEKLDVWGRRRLQFEIKKKAEGIYAVIDLQASPEAVAELDRQLRLNESVLRTKVIRPDVR, from the coding sequence TTGCGTCATTACGAGATCATGGTGATCCTCGATCCAAGCCTCGAGGAGCGCACCGTCGCCCCGTCGCTCGACACGTATCTCAACGTGATTCGGACCGCGGGTGGCTCGGTGGAGAAGCTCGACGTCTGGGGTCGCAGGCGTCTGCAGTTCGAGATCAAGAAGAAGGCCGAAGGCATCTACGCGGTCATCGATCTGCAGGCATCCCCTGAGGCGGTTGCGGAGTTGGACCGTCAGCTGCGGCTGAACGAGTCCGTTCTGCGTACCAAGGTCATCCGGCCGGACGTCCGCTGA
- a CDS encoding single-stranded DNA-binding protein encodes MREELVMAGDTTITVIGNLTDDPELRFTPSGAAVAKFRVASTPRIMDRQSGEWKDGEPLFLSCTVWRQAAENVAESLQRGARVIVSGRLKQRSYETREGEKRTVIELEVDEIGPSLRYATAKVQKMSRSGGGGGGFGSGGGGGQGGGGGNFDDPWATAAPASSGSGSGGGSNFDDEPPF; translated from the coding sequence GTGCGCGAGGAGTTGGTCATGGCAGGAGACACCACCATCACGGTCATCGGCAACCTGACCGATGACCCCGAGTTGCGCTTCACCCCGTCGGGTGCGGCGGTCGCCAAGTTCCGGGTCGCTTCGACGCCGCGGATCATGGACCGCCAGTCCGGCGAGTGGAAGGACGGCGAGCCGCTGTTCCTTTCCTGCACCGTGTGGCGGCAGGCGGCGGAAAACGTCGCGGAGTCGCTCCAGCGCGGCGCCCGCGTGATCGTCTCGGGCCGGCTCAAGCAGCGGTCGTACGAGACCCGTGAGGGTGAGAAGCGCACGGTCATTGAGCTGGAGGTCGACGAGATCGGCCCCTCGCTGCGGTACGCCACGGCGAAGGTGCAGAAGATGTCGCGCTCCGGCGGTGGCGGCGGTGGCTTCGGCTCCGGTGGTGGCGGCGGCCAGGGCGGCGGCGGAGGAAACTTCGACGACCCCTGGGCGACGGCGGCTCCGGCCTCTTCCGGCTCCGGTTCGGGCGGTGGCAGCAACTTCGACGACGAGCCCCCGTTCTAA
- the rpsR gene encoding 30S ribosomal protein S18, protein MAKAAALRKPKKKVNPLDKEGITYIDYKDTALLRKFISDRGKIRARRVTGVTSQQQRQIARAVKNAREMALLPYTATAR, encoded by the coding sequence ATGGCTAAGGCTGCGGCACTTCGCAAGCCGAAGAAGAAGGTGAACCCTCTCGACAAGGAGGGCATCACCTACATCGACTACAAGGACACCGCGCTGCTGCGCAAGTTCATCTCCGACCGCGGCAAGATCCGTGCTCGGCGGGTGACCGGCGTTACGTCGCAGCAGCAGCGGCAGATCGCACGCGCGGTCAAGAACGCCCGCGAGATGGCGCTTCTGCCGTACACGGCGACGGCGCGCTGA
- the rplI gene encoding 50S ribosomal protein L9 translates to MKIILTQEVSGLGAPGDVVEVKDGYGRNYLLPQGFAITWSKGAEKQVSVIRRAREAREIRDLGHANEIKAQLEGLSKVTLSARAGDGGRLFGSVTPAEVVEAVRAAGGPALDRRRLELSGHIKSLGAHPVRVKLHPEVTARFDLTVVKAK, encoded by the coding sequence ATGAAGATCATTCTGACTCAGGAGGTGTCCGGCCTCGGCGCTCCTGGTGACGTGGTGGAGGTCAAGGACGGCTACGGCCGTAACTACCTGCTCCCGCAGGGCTTCGCCATCACCTGGTCGAAGGGCGCGGAAAAGCAGGTCAGCGTGATCCGTCGGGCCCGTGAGGCCCGGGAGATCCGCGACCTCGGCCACGCCAACGAGATCAAGGCCCAGCTCGAGGGCCTCTCGAAGGTCACGCTGTCGGCTCGCGCCGGCGACGGTGGCCGTCTCTTCGGTTCGGTCACCCCGGCCGAGGTCGTCGAGGCCGTCCGCGCCGCGGGTGGTCCGGCCCTCGACCGTCGCCGGCTGGAGCTCTCCGGGCACATCAAGTCGCTCGGCGCCCACCCGGTCCGGGTCAAGCTGCACCCGGAGGTAACGGCCCGCTTCGACCTGACGGTGGTCAAGGCCAAGTAA
- the dnaB gene encoding replicative DNA helicase, with amino-acid sequence MSVTDDVRPAGRPPVDPPPPGGPGGFDGQFDKTPPQDVAAEQCVLGGMLLSKDAIADVVEILKPGDFYRPVHATIFDAVLDLYGRGEPADPITVAAALADTGDLGRVGGAPYLHTLIASVPTAANASYYARIVGERAVLRRLVEAGTRIVQLGYGAASGAGRDVDDVVDLAQQAVYDVTERRVSEDFAVLADMLQPTLDEIEAVGAQGGVMTGVPTGFTDLDRLLNGLHAGQLVIVAGRPGLGKSTVSMDFARNAAIRHNCASAIFSLEMSKVEIVMRLLSAEARVPLHVLRSGQLSDDDWTKLARRMGEISEAPLYVDDTPSMNLMEIRAKARRLKQRHDLKLIVVDYLQLMSSPKRTESRQQEVAELSRGLKLLAKEVECPVIAVSQLNRGPEQRTDKRPQLSDLRESGSIEQDADVVILLHRDDYYDKESPRAGEADFIVAKHRNGPTDTVTVAAQLHLSRFVDMAIV; translated from the coding sequence GTGTCGGTCACCGACGACGTCCGGCCGGCTGGTCGCCCACCGGTAGATCCCCCGCCACCCGGCGGGCCCGGCGGATTCGACGGGCAGTTCGACAAGACGCCGCCCCAGGACGTCGCCGCGGAGCAGTGCGTGCTCGGCGGCATGCTGCTGTCAAAGGACGCGATCGCCGACGTCGTCGAGATCCTCAAGCCCGGCGACTTCTACCGTCCGGTCCACGCGACCATCTTCGACGCGGTCCTCGACCTCTACGGGCGGGGTGAGCCGGCAGACCCCATCACGGTCGCCGCCGCGCTGGCCGACACCGGCGACCTGGGACGCGTCGGTGGCGCGCCCTACCTGCACACGCTGATCGCGAGCGTGCCGACGGCCGCCAACGCGTCGTACTACGCACGCATCGTCGGCGAGCGCGCCGTGCTGCGCCGCCTCGTCGAGGCCGGCACCCGCATCGTGCAGCTCGGCTACGGTGCGGCCTCCGGCGCGGGTCGCGACGTCGACGACGTGGTCGACCTGGCCCAGCAGGCTGTGTACGACGTGACCGAGCGGCGCGTCAGCGAAGACTTCGCGGTGCTCGCCGACATGCTGCAGCCGACGCTCGACGAGATCGAGGCGGTGGGCGCGCAGGGCGGCGTGATGACCGGCGTGCCGACCGGCTTCACGGATTTGGACCGCCTGCTCAACGGGCTCCACGCCGGCCAGCTGGTGATCGTCGCCGGCCGACCCGGTCTGGGTAAGTCCACCGTTTCAATGGACTTTGCCCGAAACGCCGCCATCCGTCATAACTGCGCCAGCGCGATCTTCTCGCTGGAAATGAGCAAGGTCGAGATCGTCATGCGACTTCTCTCGGCCGAGGCGCGGGTGCCGCTGCACGTGCTCCGTTCCGGCCAGCTGTCCGATGACGACTGGACGAAGCTCGCCCGTCGCATGGGCGAGATCAGCGAGGCCCCGCTGTACGTCGACGACACGCCGAGCATGAACCTCATGGAGATCCGGGCCAAGGCCCGCCGCCTCAAGCAGCGCCACGATCTCAAGCTCATCGTCGTCGACTACCTGCAGCTGATGTCCTCGCCCAAGCGCACCGAGAGCCGCCAGCAGGAGGTCGCCGAGCTGTCGCGTGGTCTCAAGCTGCTGGCCAAGGAGGTCGAATGCCCGGTGATCGCGGTGAGTCAGCTCAACCGTGGTCCCGAGCAGCGCACGGACAAGCGCCCGCAGCTCTCCGACCTGCGTGAGTCCGGCTCGATCGAGCAGGACGCCGACGTCGTCATCCTGCTCCACCGCGACGACTACTACGACAAGGAGTCACCGCGGGCGGGCGAGGCCGACTTCATCGTGGCGAAGCATCGAAATGGACCGACCGACACCGTCACGGTGGCGGCTCAGCTGCACCTGTCGCGCTTCGTCGACATGGCGATCGTCTGA
- a CDS encoding TFIIB-type zinc ribbon-containing protein, with product MQMTCPKCRGEMRTYERSGVTVDQCTECRGIFLDRGELEKLFEAEANWNQQHPAAAAQRPPAPASGGYAPPPPPPPGGYAPPPPPAPAHGYPAPAPAYGGGGQHYGYHGHYRRKKHRGFLGELFD from the coding sequence ATGCAGATGACCTGTCCGAAATGCCGTGGCGAGATGCGCACGTACGAGCGCAGTGGCGTCACCGTTGACCAGTGCACCGAGTGCCGTGGGATTTTTCTCGACCGGGGTGAGCTGGAGAAGCTCTTCGAGGCCGAGGCCAACTGGAACCAGCAGCACCCCGCGGCCGCGGCCCAGCGCCCGCCGGCTCCCGCCAGCGGTGGGTACGCGCCGCCGCCCCCGCCGCCGCCCGGTGGGTACGCTCCTCCGCCGCCGCCCGCGCCGGCTCACGGCTATCCCGCGCCCGCCCCGGCGTACGGCGGTGGTGGCCAGCACTACGGCTACCACGGGCACTACCGGCGGAAGAAGCACCGCGGCTTCCTCGGCGAGCTCTTCGACTGA
- a CDS encoding fluoride efflux transporter FluC: MTLVLVLAGGAVGALARYLVRWVVPWSTIWVNVAGSALLGLLAGLGSTLPGWVGTLVGVGFCGALTTYSTFALEAVELGRSRARSTAARYVTVTLVAGIAAAVLGVAIGRAL; this comes from the coding sequence ATGACGCTCGTGCTGGTCCTCGCCGGCGGCGCGGTCGGTGCGCTCGCGCGCTACCTGGTCCGCTGGGTGGTCCCCTGGTCCACCATCTGGGTGAACGTCGCCGGCTCGGCCCTCCTCGGCCTGCTCGCCGGGCTCGGCAGCACGCTGCCGGGCTGGGTGGGCACGCTTGTCGGGGTGGGCTTCTGCGGGGCGCTGACGACGTACTCCACCTTCGCGCTGGAGGCGGTCGAGCTGGGCCGCTCACGCGCCCGGTCGACCGCCGCCCGCTATGTAACGGTGACGCTTGTCGCCGGCATCGCGGCGGCTGTCCTCGGTGTGGCCATCGGCAGGGCACTTTGA
- a CDS encoding fluoride efflux transporter FluC, protein MSHRPSWDVLAVVAAGGSLGAAARYGVGLALPHDAGGFPWATLGVNVLGCLAIGVLARRAPTHRLVWPFVGTGVLGGFTTFSTYAVDAWTLADAGRPLAAGAYVAGTLAAAVAAVWVGLRPHRSHA, encoded by the coding sequence ATGAGCCACCGCCCATCCTGGGACGTGCTCGCCGTCGTCGCCGCGGGCGGGTCGCTCGGCGCCGCCGCGCGGTACGGCGTGGGCCTGGCCCTGCCGCACGACGCCGGCGGCTTCCCGTGGGCCACGCTCGGCGTCAACGTGCTGGGTTGCCTGGCGATCGGTGTGCTGGCCCGGCGGGCGCCCACGCACCGTCTTGTGTGGCCGTTCGTGGGCACGGGCGTGCTCGGCGGCTTCACGACCTTCTCCACGTACGCGGTGGACGCGTGGACCCTCGCCGATGCCGGCCGCCCGCTCGCGGCAGGTGCCTACGTGGCCGGAACGCTGGCCGCCGCCGTCGCCGCCGTGTGGGTGGGCCTGCGTCCACATCGGAGTCACGCATGA
- a CDS encoding glycosyltransferase family 87 protein: MIAVAEGTQTRTLGIDLAIYGLSAAFAAITAATSTLLPHRAWGAVATAGYAVAAIAVVVQLVRRRWGTRERALVAAFAFAATALLPMVIQAVQRANGRTDRAQEEVVVVEHGGERLLEHGTPYLSSDTIATLPPGEQLLGYLPYQPGMALFGLPRAAAGDAWWTDARIWFAVVTIAALALAIRQLQWGPALLRALQLGTVIPLVPLTLSTGGDDIPVLSLCLLALALCATRRYGAAGIAVGLAAALKLFAWPVVAVLLVHALTAGRRPAARLAAGAIGLPAAALLPAVLVDATAFVDNVIRFPLGEGVVTSPAQSPFPGYLIAENLPGGRAIAAALLAAAAVAIAVWLARRPPRTAAAAAAVCGYGLLAAILLMPSTRFGYLLYPVAFLAWVPALRRPA, from the coding sequence GTGATCGCGGTCGCGGAAGGTACCCAAACCCGGACGCTCGGCATCGACCTGGCGATCTACGGACTCTCTGCTGCATTTGCCGCAATCACCGCGGCCACGTCGACTCTGCTGCCACACCGGGCGTGGGGCGCGGTGGCCACCGCCGGCTACGCGGTGGCGGCCATCGCCGTCGTGGTCCAGCTCGTCCGCCGGCGATGGGGTACCCGGGAACGCGCGCTCGTGGCCGCCTTCGCCTTCGCCGCCACCGCCCTGCTGCCGATGGTGATCCAGGCGGTGCAGCGGGCGAACGGGCGCACCGATCGCGCGCAGGAGGAGGTCGTCGTCGTCGAGCACGGCGGCGAGCGGCTCCTGGAGCACGGCACGCCGTACCTGTCGAGCGACACCATCGCCACGCTGCCACCGGGCGAGCAGTTGCTCGGCTACCTGCCGTACCAGCCGGGCATGGCCCTCTTCGGCCTGCCCCGCGCTGCCGCCGGCGACGCCTGGTGGACGGACGCGCGGATCTGGTTCGCGGTGGTCACGATCGCCGCGCTGGCACTCGCGATCCGGCAGCTGCAGTGGGGACCCGCGCTCCTGCGCGCCCTCCAGCTCGGCACCGTGATCCCCCTCGTGCCACTCACGCTGTCAACGGGTGGGGACGACATACCCGTACTCTCGCTGTGTCTTCTGGCTCTGGCTCTGTGTGCGACGCGCCGTTACGGCGCGGCGGGGATCGCGGTGGGGCTGGCCGCCGCGCTCAAGCTTTTCGCCTGGCCGGTCGTGGCCGTGCTGCTGGTGCACGCACTGACGGCCGGGCGCCGGCCGGCGGCGCGGCTGGCGGCCGGCGCGATCGGGCTGCCCGCGGCGGCGCTGCTGCCCGCGGTGCTGGTGGACGCCACCGCGTTCGTCGACAACGTGATCCGCTTCCCGCTCGGCGAGGGCGTGGTGACGAGCCCGGCGCAGTCCCCGTTCCCCGGCTACCTGATCGCCGAAAACCTGCCCGGTGGGCGGGCCATCGCCGCCGCGCTGCTCGCCGCCGCGGCGGTGGCAATCGCCGTCTGGCTCGCCCGCCGCCCGCCCCGCACGGCCGCCGCGGCGGCGGCAGTCTGCGGGTACGGGCTGCTCGCGGCCATCCTGCTCATGCCGTCGACGCGGTTCGGCTATCTGCTGTATCCGGTCGCGTTCCTGGCGTGGGTGCCCGCGCTGCGGCGTCCCGCATGA
- a CDS encoding putative bifunctional diguanylate cyclase/phosphodiesterase, producing MTRPDRRDAETDRRLPLLVGLIVICAVLLGGHSLGVAVTAPTAPSLGDLGLAATLVFLAAAGFRIKVRIRIRSTNHDFSWSETVIVIGLAVAPAEWVVLCTGLGVAIGAVMNKMPVQKAAFGVAKNMLLAGAAGAALHLAGWTRPADHALEVVGPFALAYLTAVVLDELLTLPVIGLATGTELRKLFRQDLDLRLGGGIGRLIVVLCTVMILQADPRLLLAVPPLIISLHLAYASRVRYRVERDAWQRLALATDALNDVDLDAVLSSAVTRAAELFSVDEVEVELHDRPRLVRGNAKGITYDGPAPEAPATTGTVIPSALEGHDGTADVGELRLRVNGQVKLSERESYTLRTFASALCTAVRNASAYEELTRVAAEHARAAAHDALTGLANRRQLLEHGTEILANRHVDGVTALVLIDLNHFKEVNDTLGHAAGDRVLVEVASRLRREARPDDLVARLGGDEFAVLITGLPAPAIAAHRAEGLLAALHEPMSLDGMRISVEACGGIAVAPGSGGMAELLRRADVAMYQAKRSGQRTATYARARDTADVGRLALGGDLPRALTQHEFTVTFQPIVDLGTGEVVGAEALARWHHPDRGNLDPLRFLETVERSGLLPAFADAVLDQSLVAAGTWRDAGFDLPVAVNVSPRSLLDPRFPSSVVARLRAHDLPPDRLFLELTETLTISQLEVVDQVLGQLRDAGVRLALDDFGTGYSSLSVLSRIPVHELKIDRGFVREMETSAEATAVIRSTLDLGRSLNLVVVAEGVESEPQRRALWEMGCTAGQGHLFARPMPSARLLAALHRGSGGRPGTLAPALHDEGSVIRLSPNRRAAGRNRGDRLPHLPA from the coding sequence GGCCGGCTTCCGGATCAAGGTCCGGATCCGGATCAGGTCGACAAACCACGACTTCTCCTGGTCCGAGACGGTCATCGTGATCGGCCTGGCCGTCGCACCGGCGGAGTGGGTCGTGCTCTGCACCGGCCTCGGCGTGGCCATCGGCGCTGTCATGAACAAGATGCCGGTGCAGAAGGCCGCCTTCGGCGTCGCGAAGAACATGCTGCTGGCCGGCGCGGCGGGTGCCGCGCTGCACCTCGCGGGGTGGACCCGGCCGGCTGACCACGCGTTGGAGGTCGTGGGGCCGTTCGCCCTCGCCTACCTGACGGCCGTCGTGCTGGACGAGCTCCTCACGCTTCCCGTGATCGGGCTCGCGACCGGCACCGAGCTCCGCAAGCTCTTCCGGCAGGATCTCGACCTCCGCCTGGGCGGCGGCATCGGTCGCCTGATCGTGGTCCTGTGCACGGTGATGATCCTGCAGGCCGATCCGCGACTGCTCCTGGCCGTGCCACCACTGATCATCAGCCTCCACTTGGCGTACGCGTCACGCGTGCGCTACCGCGTCGAGCGGGACGCGTGGCAGCGGCTGGCGCTGGCCACCGACGCGCTCAACGACGTCGACCTGGACGCCGTGCTGAGCAGTGCGGTCACCCGCGCCGCCGAGCTTTTCTCCGTCGACGAGGTCGAGGTCGAGCTGCACGACCGTCCCCGCCTCGTGCGGGGCAACGCGAAGGGCATCACGTACGACGGGCCCGCGCCGGAGGCGCCGGCCACCACCGGCACCGTCATCCCCAGCGCGCTGGAGGGGCACGACGGCACCGCTGACGTCGGCGAGCTGCGGCTGCGCGTCAACGGCCAGGTAAAGCTCTCCGAGCGGGAGAGCTACACGCTGCGCACCTTCGCCTCCGCGCTCTGCACGGCCGTCCGCAACGCCTCGGCGTACGAGGAGCTGACCCGGGTCGCCGCCGAGCACGCGCGGGCCGCGGCGCACGACGCGCTGACCGGCCTGGCCAACCGGCGGCAGCTGCTGGAGCACGGCACCGAGATCCTCGCCAACCGCCACGTCGACGGCGTCACCGCGCTGGTGCTGATCGACCTCAACCACTTCAAAGAGGTAAACGACACGCTCGGGCACGCCGCCGGCGACCGGGTGCTCGTCGAGGTGGCGTCGCGGCTGCGCCGGGAGGCACGCCCCGACGACCTTGTCGCGCGGCTGGGCGGCGACGAGTTCGCCGTGCTCATCACCGGGCTGCCCGCGCCCGCCATCGCGGCGCACCGGGCGGAGGGCCTGCTCGCCGCGCTGCACGAGCCGATGTCGCTGGACGGGATGCGGATCAGCGTCGAGGCCTGCGGCGGCATCGCGGTCGCGCCGGGCAGCGGGGGGATGGCCGAGCTGCTGCGCCGGGCGGACGTCGCGATGTACCAGGCGAAGCGCTCGGGCCAGCGCACCGCGACGTACGCGCGGGCCCGCGACACCGCCGACGTCGGCCGCCTCGCGCTCGGCGGCGACCTGCCCAGGGCGCTGACACAGCACGAGTTCACCGTGACGTTCCAGCCGATCGTCGACCTCGGCACGGGCGAGGTGGTGGGCGCTGAGGCGCTGGCCCGGTGGCACCACCCCGACCGGGGCAACCTCGACCCGCTGCGCTTCCTGGAGACGGTGGAGCGCTCCGGCCTGCTGCCCGCGTTCGCCGACGCGGTGCTCGACCAGTCGCTCGTCGCGGCGGGCACCTGGCGTGACGCCGGGTTCGACCTGCCGGTCGCGGTCAACGTCTCGCCGCGCAGCCTGCTCGACCCGCGCTTTCCCAGCTCGGTGGTGGCCCGGCTGCGCGCACACGACCTGCCACCGGACCGCCTCTTCCTGGAGCTGACCGAGACGCTCACGATCAGCCAGCTGGAGGTCGTCGACCAGGTGCTGGGCCAGCTGCGCGACGCGGGCGTCCGGCTGGCACTTGACGACTTCGGCACCGGCTACTCGTCGCTGTCGGTGCTCTCCCGCATCCCCGTGCACGAGCTCAAGATCGACCGGGGCTTCGTGCGGGAGATGGAGACCTCGGCGGAGGCCACCGCCGTCATCCGCTCCACATTGGACCTCGGCCGCAGCCTCAACCTCGTCGTGGTCGCCGAAGGTGTCGAGAGCGAGCCGCAGCGGCGGGCGCTGTGGGAGATGGGCTGCACGGCCGGCCAGGGCCACCTCTTCGCCCGGCCGATGCCCTCGGCCCGCCTGCTCGCCGCGCTGCATCGCGGCTCCGGCGGTCGCCCCGGCACGCTCGCGCCGGCCCTGCACGACGAGGGCTCGGTCATCCGGCTCTCGCCCAACCGCCGGGCCGCCGGCCGCAACAGGGGTGACCGCCTGCCACACTTGCCGGCGTGA